One segment of Candidatus Micrarchaeum acidiphilum ARMAN-2 DNA contains the following:
- a CDS encoding peptidase M50 — protein MAAENGGRLSTTAKIRISFVAVASLLALYADYISAIGILNQILLGLVVLFVSGMIIKKIGSLNGGYGVYMISTGKGIGTINRIAKSHKSFWNNMALWGIVLGFGIFSYPIVKGKISKGTFAFGIFTILFILLLVTPYFSYSLQFIDLPGLQARIASAQTASASSGVSPLSYLSLVITVVFGFSGFVFFSLLLNSFSILLAVFAIFQHFAANGIVTTKPLQGVIPGVAPIIPGLDIPLIAGVIALAILLVAHEFSHGILSRIFKVRIKSVGLLLFGIIPIGAFVEPDEEKVKKLDAISQNKIFSAGISANFVLMFVFFVPMLLLLVFALPHIYVQKLIVESTTPGFPANGVIAPGAQILSWDGVNVSTLSQLEAAAAKDVPGSVVTVLTNQGGHSFIAKPENGSSRGFIGVDVGQVSSPVVNTPLKSTEYFLYTVFALSFMFNFLVAVVNLLPLPGFDGKRIYDASVKDKRITNFLAAVVVVTLLINIIPWI, from the coding sequence ATGGCAGCAGAAAATGGCGGTCGCTTAAGCACTACCGCAAAAATTCGGATTTCTTTTGTCGCAGTAGCTTCGCTGCTGGCCCTTTATGCCGACTACATATCTGCCATAGGGATCCTGAACCAGATACTGCTTGGGCTTGTCGTGCTGTTCGTCTCTGGCATGATAATAAAAAAGATAGGCTCTTTGAACGGCGGCTACGGAGTGTATATGATCAGCACAGGCAAGGGCATAGGCACAATAAATAGGATTGCAAAGTCGCACAAAAGTTTTTGGAACAACATGGCGCTCTGGGGCATAGTTCTAGGTTTTGGAATCTTTTCTTATCCGATAGTTAAAGGCAAGATAAGCAAAGGCACATTTGCCTTCGGCATATTTACGATACTATTCATTCTGCTCTTGGTGACCCCGTACTTTAGCTACTCTCTACAGTTTATAGACCTGCCGGGGTTGCAGGCGAGAATAGCCTCTGCACAAACGGCTTCCGCTAGTTCCGGGGTTTCACCTCTGTCTTATCTTTCTCTTGTAATAACCGTTGTCTTCGGATTTTCGGGGTTCGTATTCTTTTCCCTGCTTCTGAATTCATTCAGCATACTTCTGGCAGTATTTGCAATATTCCAGCACTTCGCTGCGAATGGGATTGTTACAACTAAACCGCTCCAGGGCGTAATACCGGGGGTCGCGCCGATAATTCCTGGGCTTGACATACCGCTCATAGCAGGGGTCATCGCACTTGCCATACTTCTGGTCGCGCATGAATTCTCCCACGGCATACTGTCCAGGATATTTAAGGTTAGGATAAAATCCGTAGGACTGCTGCTGTTCGGCATAATACCCATAGGCGCGTTCGTAGAGCCGGATGAGGAAAAGGTGAAGAAGCTTGACGCCATATCGCAGAACAAGATATTTTCCGCCGGCATATCCGCTAATTTTGTGCTGATGTTCGTTTTCTTTGTGCCGATGCTGCTGCTGCTCGTATTCGCATTGCCGCACATCTACGTGCAAAAATTGATTGTGGAAAGTACTACCCCAGGATTTCCTGCCAATGGCGTAATAGCGCCGGGGGCGCAGATACTTTCCTGGGACGGCGTAAACGTAAGCACGTTGTCCCAGCTGGAGGCAGCCGCTGCGAAGGACGTGCCTGGCAGCGTTGTTACTGTCTTGACCAACCAGGGCGGCCATTCGTTTATAGCAAAGCCAGAGAACGGCTCTTCGCGCGGATTTATAGGCGTCGATGTAGGGCAGGTTTCCTCTCCTGTTGTAAATACTCCGCTCAAGAGCACGGAGTACTTTTTGTATACGGTTTTTGCCCTCTCGTTCATGTTCAATTTTCTGGTTGCAGTGGTAAACCTTCTGCCGCTACCGGGCTTTGACGGCAAAAGGATATACGATGCAAGCGTGAAAGACAAGAGGATTACAAACTTCCTTGCTGCTGTCGTAGTTGTAACGCTGCTGATAAACATAATACCGTGGA
- a CDS encoding transcriptional regulator, XRE family, whose product MEECELCGKSTDSAYVVLVEGVELRVCASCANGKKVLSHRPTDSARQDYRGAYQKTVKKNIDEPPLVDNYGRVIREARERLKIPIKVLAEMINEKETFLSRVEAEKAAPPAQLIRKLEKTLSIKLTSSRSEADDNQHYRSDNGVTTIGDFA is encoded by the coding sequence TTGGAAGAATGCGAGCTATGCGGTAAAAGCACGGATTCTGCGTACGTGGTCCTTGTCGAGGGTGTAGAATTGAGGGTGTGTGCAAGCTGTGCGAACGGTAAGAAAGTACTCTCACACAGGCCCACAGATTCCGCAAGGCAGGACTACCGGGGTGCATACCAAAAGACGGTCAAAAAGAACATAGACGAGCCTCCGCTAGTTGATAACTATGGAAGGGTGATACGCGAGGCGCGCGAGCGGCTAAAGATACCAATAAAAGTGCTTGCAGAAATGATAAACGAGAAGGAAACATTTCTTAGCCGGGTGGAGGCCGAGAAGGCAGCGCCGCCAGCCCAGTTAATAAGGAAGTTGGAGAAAACGCTCAGCATAAAGCTTACATCCTCAAGGTCCGAGGCGGACGACAACCAGCATTACAGGAGCGACAACGGCGTTACCACAATAGGGGATTTTGCATAG